A region of Capra hircus breed San Clemente chromosome 11, ASM170441v1, whole genome shotgun sequence DNA encodes the following proteins:
- the LIPT1 gene encoding lipoyltransferase 1, mitochondrial isoform X1 has translation MRGWLVFRSHAYLAHGPARGVGATGSSSMLIPFSMKNCFQLLCNFKVPAAGFKNTVKSGLILQSISNDVYHNLAVEDWIHDHMNLEGKPVLFLWRNSPTVVIGRHQNPWQECNLNLMREEGVKLARRRSGGGTVYHDMGNINLTFFTTKKKYDRMENLKLVVRALKAVQPHLDVQATERFDLLLDGQFKISGTASKIGRNAAYHHCTLLCSTDGTFLSSLLKSPYQGIRSNATASTPAFVKNLMEKDPTLTCEVVINAVATEYAASHQIDNHIHLINPTDETVFPGINGKARELQTWEWVYGKTPKFSVDTSFTVSHEQSHLEIKVFIDVKNGRIEVCNIEAPDHWLPLEICDQLNASLIGSKFCPIETTVLTSLLHRTYPGDDELHSKWNILCEKIKGIM, from the exons ATGCGCGGCTGGCTGGTCTTCAGGTCGCACGCGTACCTCGCACACGGTCCTGCGCGCGGCGTGGGCGCGACCGGAAGTAGCAG CATGCTAATCCCATTTTCCATGAAGAATTGCTTCCAGTTACTTTGTAATTTCAAGGTCCCAGCAGCTGGCTTTAAAAACACAGTTAAAAGTGGACTCATTTTACAGTCAATTTCCAATGACGTTTACCACAATCTGGCTGTGGAAGACTGGATCCACGACCATATGAATTTAGAAGGTAAGCCAGTCCTTTTCTTGTGGAGGAATTCTCCCACTGTGGTAATTGGTCGGCATCAGAACCCTTGGCAGGAATGTAACCTGAATCTGATGAGAGAAGAAGGTGTGAAACTGGCTCGGAGGAGAAGTGGAGGAGGCACAGTCTACCATGATATGGGTAACATCAACTTGACTTTTTTTACAACCAAGAAAAAGTATGATAGGATGGAGAATCTAAAATTAGTTGTGAGAGCCCTGAAGGCTGTCCAGCCACACCTGGACGTGCAGGCTACTGAAAGATTTGACCTTTTGCTCGACGGACAGTTTAAAATCTCAGGAACAGCTTCCAAGATTGGCCGCAATGCAGCTTATCACCATtgcactttgctgtgcagcactGACGGGACCTTCTTATCATCTTTGCTGAAGAGCCCTTACCAAGGGATCAGGAGCAATGCCACTGCTAGCACACCTGCCTTCGTGAAAAACCTTATGGAAAAAGATCCCACTCTGACCTGTGAAGTAGTGATAAACGCTGTTGCCACAGAGTATGCTGCGTCTCATCAAATCGATAACCACATTCACCTAATAAACCCAACAGACGAGACAGTGTTTCCTGGAATAAACGGCAAAGCCAGAGAACTACAGACCTGGGAATGGGTATATGGCAAAACCCCGAAGTTCAGTGTGGATACTTCCTTCACTGTGTCACATGAACAGTCACACTTGGAAATTAAAGTATTCATAGACGTCAAGAATGGGAGAATTGAAGTCTGTAATATTGAAGCACCTGATCATTGGTTGCCACTGGAGATATGCGACCAGTTAAATGCAAGTCTTATTGGTAGTAAGTTTTGCCCAATTGAAACGACAGTGCTAACAAGTCTATTACATAGAACATATCCAGGGGATGATGAACTACACAGTAAATGGAATATTCTGTGTGAAAAAATTAAGGGAATAATGTGA
- the LIPT1 gene encoding lipoyltransferase 1, mitochondrial isoform X2, giving the protein MLIPFSMKNCFQLLCNFKVPAAGFKNTVKSGLILQSISNDVYHNLAVEDWIHDHMNLEGKPVLFLWRNSPTVVIGRHQNPWQECNLNLMREEGVKLARRRSGGGTVYHDMGNINLTFFTTKKKYDRMENLKLVVRALKAVQPHLDVQATERFDLLLDGQFKISGTASKIGRNAAYHHCTLLCSTDGTFLSSLLKSPYQGIRSNATASTPAFVKNLMEKDPTLTCEVVINAVATEYAASHQIDNHIHLINPTDETVFPGINGKARELQTWEWVYGKTPKFSVDTSFTVSHEQSHLEIKVFIDVKNGRIEVCNIEAPDHWLPLEICDQLNASLIGSKFCPIETTVLTSLLHRTYPGDDELHSKWNILCEKIKGIM; this is encoded by the coding sequence ATGCTAATCCCATTTTCCATGAAGAATTGCTTCCAGTTACTTTGTAATTTCAAGGTCCCAGCAGCTGGCTTTAAAAACACAGTTAAAAGTGGACTCATTTTACAGTCAATTTCCAATGACGTTTACCACAATCTGGCTGTGGAAGACTGGATCCACGACCATATGAATTTAGAAGGTAAGCCAGTCCTTTTCTTGTGGAGGAATTCTCCCACTGTGGTAATTGGTCGGCATCAGAACCCTTGGCAGGAATGTAACCTGAATCTGATGAGAGAAGAAGGTGTGAAACTGGCTCGGAGGAGAAGTGGAGGAGGCACAGTCTACCATGATATGGGTAACATCAACTTGACTTTTTTTACAACCAAGAAAAAGTATGATAGGATGGAGAATCTAAAATTAGTTGTGAGAGCCCTGAAGGCTGTCCAGCCACACCTGGACGTGCAGGCTACTGAAAGATTTGACCTTTTGCTCGACGGACAGTTTAAAATCTCAGGAACAGCTTCCAAGATTGGCCGCAATGCAGCTTATCACCATtgcactttgctgtgcagcactGACGGGACCTTCTTATCATCTTTGCTGAAGAGCCCTTACCAAGGGATCAGGAGCAATGCCACTGCTAGCACACCTGCCTTCGTGAAAAACCTTATGGAAAAAGATCCCACTCTGACCTGTGAAGTAGTGATAAACGCTGTTGCCACAGAGTATGCTGCGTCTCATCAAATCGATAACCACATTCACCTAATAAACCCAACAGACGAGACAGTGTTTCCTGGAATAAACGGCAAAGCCAGAGAACTACAGACCTGGGAATGGGTATATGGCAAAACCCCGAAGTTCAGTGTGGATACTTCCTTCACTGTGTCACATGAACAGTCACACTTGGAAATTAAAGTATTCATAGACGTCAAGAATGGGAGAATTGAAGTCTGTAATATTGAAGCACCTGATCATTGGTTGCCACTGGAGATATGCGACCAGTTAAATGCAAGTCTTATTGGTAGTAAGTTTTGCCCAATTGAAACGACAGTGCTAACAAGTCTATTACATAGAACATATCCAGGGGATGATGAACTACACAGTAAATGGAATATTCTGTGTGAAAAAATTAAGGGAATAATGTGA